A single window of Longimicrobiaceae bacterium DNA harbors:
- a CDS encoding kelch repeat-containing protein, whose protein sequence is MGKKTIGSGAVLLLLLLLAAAVAGREEPAQGEGAPARVVRIGEMSSARAAHQATVLQGGEVLVTGGCPDPGCEEVLASAELYDPASRTFRAVGSMTTPRSAHAAALLPDGRVLVTGGWTGRHTTAGAEVFDPASGRFTPVGEMVEARLSHSAVPLPDGRVLLCCSPESRETFAEVFDPATSTFSAVATSRVPSAGSVAVALADGRVLVTGGRHHGRALRSAEIYHPATGELRPTGDMAVPRHKHAAVRLADGRVLVLAGEGREDRQAATELYDPAAGSFSPGPALRSPRRKIRDAVVVLPSGAVLVAGGSARPELWDPAGREFVPLRGELEGLHEFATATLLPTGEVLVLGGYDDRIRPSASAWLARAGR, encoded by the coding sequence ATGGGGAAGAAGACGATCGGATCGGGCGCGGTGCTGCTCCTGCTGCTCCTCCTGGCCGCCGCCGTCGCCGGGCGGGAGGAGCCGGCGCAGGGGGAGGGCGCCCCGGCGCGGGTCGTCCGGATCGGGGAGATGTCGTCGGCGCGGGCGGCCCACCAGGCCACCGTCCTGCAGGGCGGCGAGGTGCTGGTCACCGGCGGCTGCCCCGATCCCGGTTGCGAGGAGGTCCTCGCCTCGGCCGAGCTCTACGATCCCGCCAGCCGGACCTTCCGGGCGGTCGGCTCGATGACGACGCCCCGCAGCGCCCACGCGGCGGCCCTCCTCCCCGATGGGCGGGTGCTCGTCACCGGCGGATGGACGGGGCGCCACACCACGGCTGGCGCGGAGGTCTTCGACCCCGCGAGCGGCCGCTTCACGCCGGTGGGTGAGATGGTCGAGGCGCGGCTGAGCCACAGCGCCGTTCCTCTCCCGGACGGCCGGGTGCTGCTGTGCTGCAGCCCGGAGAGCAGGGAGACGTTCGCCGAGGTCTTCGATCCCGCCACCTCCACCTTCTCCGCGGTTGCCACGAGCCGGGTCCCGTCCGCCGGCTCCGTGGCGGTCGCGCTGGCGGACGGCCGCGTGCTCGTGACCGGCGGGCGGCACCACGGGCGGGCGCTGCGCTCGGCGGAGATCTACCATCCGGCCACGGGTGAGCTCCGCCCGACGGGCGACATGGCCGTGCCCCGGCACAAGCACGCCGCGGTGCGCCTGGCCGACGGCAGGGTGCTGGTCCTGGCGGGCGAGGGGCGGGAGGACCGCCAGGCCGCGACGGAGCTCTACGACCCCGCAGCGGGCAGCTTCTCGCCCGGCCCCGCCCTGCGCTCGCCTCGCCGCAAGATCCGGGATGCGGTCGTCGTGCTCCCCTCGGGCGCGGTGCTCGTGGCCGGCGGTTCCGCTCGCCCCGAGCTCTGGGATCCGGCCGGAAGGGAGTTCGTGCCGCTGCGGGGCGAGCTCGAAGGGCTGCACGAGTTCGCTACGGCCACCCTCCTTCCCACCGGTGAGGTGCTGGTCCTGGGAGGCTACGACGACCGGATCCGGCCCTCGGCCTCGGCCTGGCTCGCGCGCGCCGGGCGCTGA